Proteins encoded in a region of the Butyricicoccus intestinisimiae genome:
- a CDS encoding sugar ABC transporter ATP-binding protein codes for MSEYILEMHDIVKEFPGVRALKGVQLNVRPGTVHTLMGENGAGKSTLMKCLIGIQPCTSGKIIFDGKEVEFKSPLQAMNAGITMIHQELSPVPDRTVCENLWLGRFPMKNKLMCDHKRARKEAKELFEKWNLALNPDDMMRDLTVAQQQMVEIAKAVSYDTKVVVMDEPTSALTETEVEHLFDIIADLKSKNVAIIYISHKMEEIFRISDDISVFRDGEYIGTDRAANLNVDKVVEMMVGRQVGNMFPKVDCEIGDVILEVKDLASGKAFEHVSFQVHRGEIFGFAGLVGAGRTEIVETIFGMRKKTAGQIFLNGKEVNIKSPEDAIANSIGLLTEDRRGNGIFGLLDITENTVMASLKNYGFPQNHKKMETDAIKWNQAMRTKTPSMRQRIMNLSGGNQQKVLLARWLLLNPDILIVDEPTRGIDVGAKSEIHSIITQLAGEGKAIIMISSELPEVSGMADRILVMYEGHMMGIIDRNRDGGDPYDSQELLTYAHGEKNDFATAK; via the coding sequence GTGAGTGAGTATATCCTCGAAATGCACGACATTGTCAAGGAATTTCCGGGCGTAAGAGCTCTGAAAGGCGTACAGCTGAACGTTCGCCCCGGTACCGTTCATACTCTGATGGGTGAAAACGGTGCAGGTAAATCGACACTGATGAAGTGTCTGATCGGCATTCAGCCGTGCACCTCTGGCAAGATTATCTTCGACGGCAAGGAAGTGGAGTTTAAAAGTCCACTGCAGGCGATGAACGCAGGCATTACCATGATCCATCAGGAGCTGTCTCCGGTACCGGATCGTACCGTATGCGAAAACCTGTGGCTTGGCCGCTTCCCGATGAAGAACAAGCTGATGTGTGACCACAAGCGGGCACGCAAGGAAGCAAAAGAACTGTTTGAAAAGTGGAATCTGGCGCTGAATCCGGACGATATGATGAGAGATCTGACGGTAGCTCAGCAGCAGATGGTAGAAATTGCAAAGGCCGTATCTTACGATACAAAGGTCGTAGTCATGGACGAGCCGACTTCCGCTCTGACCGAGACGGAAGTAGAGCATCTGTTCGATATTATCGCGGATCTGAAGTCCAAGAACGTTGCAATCATCTACATTTCTCATAAAATGGAAGAAATCTTCCGCATCAGTGATGACATCAGCGTATTCCGTGACGGTGAGTACATCGGCACAGACCGCGCAGCAAACCTCAACGTGGACAAGGTTGTAGAGATGATGGTAGGACGTCAGGTTGGCAACATGTTCCCGAAGGTAGATTGCGAAATCGGTGATGTTATTCTTGAGGTTAAGGATCTGGCATCCGGCAAGGCGTTCGAGCACGTAAGCTTCCAGGTACACCGCGGCGAAATCTTTGGATTCGCAGGTCTGGTAGGTGCGGGTCGTACGGAGATTGTAGAGACCATCTTCGGTATGCGCAAAAAGACCGCCGGTCAGATTTTCCTCAATGGCAAGGAAGTTAACATCAAGAGCCCGGAGGATGCAATTGCAAACTCGATTGGTCTTCTGACCGAGGATCGTCGCGGCAATGGTATCTTTGGACTGCTTGATATCACAGAGAATACTGTAATGGCATCCCTGAAAAACTATGGTTTCCCCCAGAATCATAAGAAGATGGAAACGGATGCAATCAAGTGGAATCAGGCAATGCGCACCAAGACTCCGTCTATGCGTCAGCGCATTATGAACCTGTCCGGCGGTAACCAGCAGAAGGTGCTTTTGGCGCGCTGGCTGCTGCTCAATCCGGACATCCTGATTGTCGACGAACCGACTCGTGGTATCGACGTCGGTGCGAAGTCTGAAATCCATTCGATTATCACACAGCTGGCAGGCGAGGGCAAGGCAATCATCATGATTTCCTCCGAGCTTCCGGAAGTATCCGGCATGGCTGACCGTATTCTGGTTATGTATGAGGGTCACATGATGGGTATCATTGACCGTAACCGTGACGGCGGCGATCCGTATGATTCACAGGAACTGTTGACCTATGCACACGGCGAAAAGAACGACTTCGCCACTGCCAAGTAA
- a CDS encoding ABC transporter permease subunit — translation MEATKKGFDFKKFMSDNAMWFVLIILAIALTAVRPKFMTVGNLTTLISSESVKGIITCGVCWCILSAGIDLGPGAVAALSAVVSASLAQQADLPSRLISVHMPAVVCIIVAMVIGAIVGIICGWLVACTHIHPFIATLGSQLICRALAKMYSNKPVSNLDQSFRNFAVYKVGGIPMVVFIFLIVFIISWFMMTQCRFGKNIFAIGGNRQAARVAGINVEKNLILTYMWCGLVSGLAGAMLAARTGSADPSTNGLQYEFDAIAAATIGGTSQTGGICRMSGVLSGILILGIINNGLVLLGVNDNLTQVIKGLIIVVSVVVDMRKNAVRP, via the coding sequence ATGGAAGCAACAAAAAAGGGCTTTGATTTCAAAAAATTCATGTCAGACAACGCTATGTGGTTTGTTCTGATTATTCTGGCAATTGCTCTGACCGCGGTTCGTCCGAAGTTTATGACGGTCGGCAACCTGACCACGCTGATTTCTTCTGAGTCCGTAAAGGGCATCATTACCTGCGGCGTTTGCTGGTGCATCCTGTCCGCCGGTATCGATCTGGGTCCTGGTGCTGTAGCTGCTCTGTCCGCTGTAGTATCCGCATCCCTCGCACAGCAAGCTGATCTGCCGAGTCGTCTGATTAGCGTGCATATGCCGGCAGTTGTTTGTATCATCGTTGCTATGGTTATCGGCGCAATTGTTGGTATTATCTGCGGCTGGCTGGTCGCTTGCACACATATCCATCCGTTTATCGCGACGTTGGGTTCACAGCTCATATGTCGAGCTTTGGCAAAGATGTACTCCAATAAGCCGGTATCTAATCTGGATCAGAGCTTCCGTAATTTCGCCGTTTATAAAGTCGGCGGCATTCCGATGGTTGTATTCATCTTCTTGATTGTATTTATCATTTCGTGGTTCATGATGACGCAGTGCCGCTTTGGCAAGAACATCTTCGCAATCGGCGGCAACCGTCAGGCAGCACGCGTAGCAGGCATCAACGTAGAAAAGAACCTGATTCTCACCTACATGTGGTGTGGTCTGGTGTCCGGTCTGGCTGGCGCAATGCTGGCAGCTCGTACCGGTTCTGCTGACCCGTCCACCAACGGTCTGCAGTACGAGTTCGATGCAATCGCAGCAGCTACCATCGGTGGTACTTCTCAGACAGGCGGTATCTGCCGCATGTCCGGTGTACTGTCCGGTATCCTGATCCTCGGCATCATCAACAACGGCCTCGTTCTTCTGGGTGTTAACGATAACCTGACACAGGTAATCAAGGGTCTGATTATCGTAGTATCCGTAGTAGTTGATATGAGAAAGAACGCTGTTCGCCCGTAA
- a CDS encoding AMP-binding protein translates to MDISAIYKHPEDVVAVTSSSGSITYGELYRRSENLAKHIIASGAKRVIVYGHKEYSMVLAYVACLRAGVPYIPVSPQQPVGRRKAIASQADAGLILCAVGRGFAGAGSALSLNIMAVSDEAPEQEVQLPDAYAEDQLAYITFTSGSTGNPKGVQATRGNLNNYIDWMDKTIPLKPEEEGTILNLAMFSIDLSLTDIYYALTHGRTLVTTNSEIQQHLTKLYPHLEKSNAAMMVLPPTLVHFMMQSNRFGREMMPNLRVVYLSGESLHPGTVRHLLKCFDGDLTVINGYGPTEATCNVCAAQITDDMCDDRLPVGIVKDACTTIRIMKDNEDVPVGEEGEIVLIGKSVTGGYTNEEEGGFCTIDGQPAFRTGDIGLITEDGRLYWSYRKNGMIKVRGVRIEPGDVENHMVRIHGVTGCGVVERYGHLVAYVTVSHEMTPGQIRAAARPHLPTHMIPGIVRIVDSLPMTENGKLDRDRLE, encoded by the coding sequence ATGGATATTTCTGCAATTTACAAGCATCCGGAGGACGTCGTAGCGGTTACTTCCTCTTCCGGTTCGATTACTTATGGAGAGCTGTACCGCAGATCGGAAAATCTGGCAAAGCATATCATTGCATCTGGCGCAAAGCGTGTCATTGTGTACGGTCATAAAGAATACAGCATGGTTCTGGCATACGTTGCCTGTCTGCGTGCGGGCGTGCCGTATATTCCGGTCAGCCCGCAGCAGCCGGTCGGCCGCCGCAAGGCGATTGCATCGCAGGCGGACGCAGGCTTGATTTTATGTGCCGTTGGCCGCGGCTTTGCGGGAGCGGGTTCGGCGCTGTCGCTGAACATTATGGCGGTATCCGATGAGGCGCCGGAGCAGGAAGTGCAGCTGCCGGATGCATATGCGGAAGATCAGCTCGCCTATATTACCTTTACTTCCGGCAGTACGGGCAATCCGAAGGGCGTGCAGGCAACGCGCGGCAATTTGAACAATTACATTGACTGGATGGATAAAACCATTCCGCTCAAGCCGGAGGAAGAGGGGACGATCCTCAATCTGGCAATGTTCTCGATTGACCTGTCTCTGACAGATATTTACTATGCGCTGACGCATGGACGCACACTTGTGACGACCAATTCGGAAATTCAGCAGCATTTGACCAAGCTATATCCGCATCTGGAAAAATCCAATGCGGCGATGATGGTTCTTCCGCCGACGCTTGTGCATTTTATGATGCAGAGCAACCGATTCGGCAGAGAGATGATGCCGAACCTGCGGGTAGTTTATCTGTCCGGTGAGTCGCTGCATCCGGGCACGGTGCGCCACCTGCTCAAGTGCTTTGACGGGGATTTGACGGTCATCAACGGATATGGTCCGACGGAGGCGACCTGCAATGTCTGTGCGGCGCAAATTACGGATGATATGTGTGATGACAGACTTCCGGTGGGCATTGTAAAGGATGCCTGCACGACCATTCGCATTATGAAGGACAATGAGGATGTTCCGGTTGGTGAAGAAGGCGAAATTGTCCTGATCGGCAAGAGTGTGACGGGCGGATATACCAACGAAGAAGAGGGCGGATTCTGTACGATTGACGGACAGCCTGCATTCCGCACCGGTGATATTGGTCTGATAACGGAGGACGGCAGACTGTATTGGAGCTATCGAAAGAATGGCATGATTAAGGTGCGCGGTGTGCGCATTGAGCCGGGCGACGTAGAAAATCACATGGTGCGCATTCATGGCGTCACCGGCTGCGGCGTTGTCGAACGCTATGGTCATCTGGTGGCATATGTCACCGTCAGCCATGAGATGACACCGGGACAGATTCGCGCGGCGGCGCGTCCGCATCTGCCGACACATATGATTCCAGGCATTGTCCGCATCGTGGATTCGCTCCCGATGACAGAGAACGGCAAACTGGATCGAGATCGGTTGGAGTGA
- the metK gene encoding methionine adenosyltransferase: MGKNLFTSESVTEGHPDKICDQISDAILDAIIAKDPTARVACETTVTTGIISIMGEITTNAVVDYGTIARETVREIGYDRAKYGFDCDTCAVVTSIDKQSTDIAMGVDKALETKEDAALDLTNGAGDQGMMFGYACTETPELMPLPISLAQKMAKKLTDVRKAGTVSYLRPDGKTQVTVEYDENNKPIHIDTVVLSTQHDPDVTLEQIRKDMIELVIKPTLPADLFDENTRIFVNPTGRFVIGGPQGDSGLTGRKIIVDTYGGSAPHGGGAFSGKDPTKVDRSAAYAARYVAKNIVAAGLADKCQVQLAYAIGVAQPVSVRVDTFGTGTVADSKLEDAVEQVFDLRPTAIIRDLDLRRPIYRQLAAYGHMGRTDLDVSWEKTDRVDALKAAVAG; encoded by the coding sequence ATGGGAAAGAACTTATTTACCTCTGAGTCCGTTACCGAAGGACATCCGGACAAAATCTGCGATCAGATTTCTGACGCAATTCTAGACGCAATCATCGCAAAAGACCCGACCGCTCGTGTTGCTTGTGAGACGACCGTAACCACCGGCATCATCTCCATCATGGGCGAGATTACCACCAACGCCGTTGTCGATTACGGCACCATCGCTCGCGAGACCGTTCGTGAGATCGGCTATGACCGCGCAAAGTATGGCTTTGACTGCGACACCTGCGCTGTTGTCACCAGCATTGACAAGCAGTCCACCGACATTGCTATGGGCGTTGACAAGGCACTGGAAACCAAGGAAGACGCTGCTCTCGACCTGACCAATGGCGCAGGCGATCAGGGCATGATGTTCGGCTATGCCTGCACCGAGACGCCGGAGCTGATGCCGCTGCCGATTTCTCTGGCACAGAAGATGGCAAAGAAGCTGACCGACGTGCGCAAGGCTGGCACTGTCAGCTATCTGCGTCCGGACGGCAAGACACAGGTTACCGTTGAGTATGACGAAAACAACAAGCCGATTCACATCGACACGGTTGTTCTGTCCACCCAGCATGATCCGGATGTCACGCTGGAGCAGATCCGCAAGGATATGATTGAGCTGGTTATCAAGCCGACGCTGCCGGCAGATCTGTTCGACGAAAACACTCGCATTTTCGTCAATCCGACCGGCCGTTTCGTCATCGGCGGCCCGCAGGGCGACTCTGGTTTGACCGGCCGTAAGATCATCGTTGATACATACGGCGGTTCTGCACCGCACGGCGGCGGCGCATTCTCCGGCAAGGACCCGACCAAGGTTGACCGCTCTGCTGCTTACGCTGCTCGTTACGTGGCAAAGAACATCGTTGCTGCCGGTCTGGCTGACAAGTGTCAGGTACAGCTCGCATACGCCATCGGCGTAGCACAGCCGGTATCCGTCCGCGTAGACACCTTCGGCACCGGCACGGTTGCTGATTCCAAGCTGGAAGATGCCGTTGAGCAGGTATTCGATCTGCGTCCGACCGCAATCATCCGCGATTTGGATCTGCGCCGTCCGATTTACCGTCAGCTCGCCGCTTACGGTCACATGGGCCGCACCGATCTGGATGTGTCTTGGGAAAAGACCGACCGCGTAGATGCGCTCAAAGCTGCTGTCGCAGGCTAA